DNA from Cyanobacterium sp. T60_A2020_053:
AAAATTAAAGGAAAAATTAATTAAACTATGTCTCGATATACAGGACCTCGTTTGAGGGTAGTGCGTCGCTTGGGAGATTTACCCGGCTTAACTCGTAAAAACGCTCGTCGTGCTTATCCCCCCGGGCAACACGGGCAAAACCGCCGTAAGCGTTCAGAGTATGCTATTCGTTTAGAAGAAAAGCAAAAGCTACGCTATAACTATGGTGTTAGCGAAAAACAATTAGTTCGTTATGTGAAAAAAGCTCGTCGTGTGGGCGGTTCTACTGGTCAAGTATTATTACAATTATTAGAAATGCGTCTTGACAATACCGTTTTTCGTCTCGGTATGGCGCCCACCATCCCAGCCGCACGTCAGTTGGTGAATCATGGTCATATAACTGTTAACGGTGGAGTAGTTGATATTGCTAGTTATCAATGTCGCCCGGGTGATGTTGTGGCAATCAGAGATCGTGATAAATCTCGTAAAATTTTAGAAACTAACCTTGCTAACCCCGGTTTAGCTAATCTTCCCAGTCACTTAGAATTTGACAAAAATACCTCCGTTGGTAAAGTCAATGGTGTTGTGGAAAGAGAATGGGTAGCATTAAATATTAATGAACTACTCGTTATTGAGTATTACTCTCGCAAAGCGTAAAACGTTGAGCTGGGTGGTGTTGTATGGTATTCCGAAAAGGAGTCATGGTTATAGCGACAGTTTCATGTTGTGAACGACACCACTAGATATGTTAAAATGAGAAACAGTAAACTTTAGTAATAATAAGGAGGATATTGCATGACCCAAGTGGTTGTGGGACAAAACGAAAATATCGAATCTGCATTACGTCGTTTTAAAAGACAAGTATCAAAAGCAGGAATCTTCGCTGACATCAAACGTCTGCGTCATTTTGAAACCCCCATTGAGAAGAAGAAACGTAAAGCCGTTGCTCGTCGCAAAAAACGTTTTCGCTAAAAATTTTCAGATAAGTTAGTCCAATTGCTGTGATATTGTCAATGGGTAGGTAATAAGGGGGTGAATTAAGAAAACCAACCTAGCCCAGTATAATTAAGAATTTTTCAGATTTTTAGATTAAGTGTTGTTGGGTTACGCTATGGCTAACCCAACCTACTATCTATACTGATTTTACTGAAGTTAATAAAGGAAAATCTAAACTTTCCCGTTGGGAAAGATATTGGTGGGCAACTTCTCTTGCTAAATTCCTAATGCGACCAATATAACGAGTTCTTTCTGCCACAGCAATTACTCCTCTAGCATCGAGTAAATTAAAAGAGTGAGAACATTTCAGCACATAATCAAGACTGGGTAATACCAAATTTTTTTCAATTAACTGCTTTGCTTCCTCTTCATATAAAGCAAATAACTTGAATAATAAATCAGGGTTTGAGGCTTCAAAATTGTAAGTACATTGTTCAACTTCTCCTTGTAAGAAAATATCGCCGTATTTAATTTGATCATTCCATTGAATGTCATAAATACTGTCCACATCTTGTAAATACATTGCCAATCTCTCTAACCCATAGGTAATTTCAATGGCAACGGGGCGACAGTCAATGCCTCCACACTGTTGAAAATAAGTAAATTGAGTAATTTCCATGCCATCGAGCCAAACTTCCCAGCCGACACCCCAAGCGCCTAGGGTAGGAGATTCCCAGTTATCTTCCACAAAACGAATATCATGGTCTTCTGGATGAATGCCCAGCGCCCTCAACGAATCCAAATAAACCTCTTGTATGTTATTAGGGGAAGGTTTAATTAAAACTTGATATTGATAATAATGCTGGACACGGTTAGGATTTTCGCCATAGCGCCCGTCAGAAGGGCGCCGGCAGGGTTCAACATAAGCCACAGCCCAGGGTTCAGGTCCAATGGCACGGAGGAAAGTATGATGGCTCATGGTACCAGCGCCCTTCTCCGTATCATAGGGTTGAGCCACGAGACAACCTCTTTGACTCCAAAAATGATTAAGATTGGCAATAATATTTTGAAAATTAATGGTCATAAATAAAATAAAATAAAAAATAAACCAAAAACCACCCAAAAAACACTTAACTGATCCACAATAGGAAAATATACTATGATTGATCAAATTATCGTTAGGCTATTTATAATTTATCACTAATGGATACCCTCCCCATTCAAAACTATAGTGTGCCAATTCAAGGGTTTGTTGCATCTAAACAAACATTTTTGTTTGATACCTTGAAAAAGCATCAATTTACGGGAGAACTTCTATTAGTTTACCCGGGTAACATGGAGTGGAAATTTTTTCTCTACTCAGGAAGATTGATTTACGCCACAGGAGGAGAACATTCCGTGCGCCGATGGCGCCGTAACCTAGCCGCCTACTTACCCGAAATTGCCACCGACAAAGAATTTTTAGAACATGAACTACAATCCATCGGCGATTTAGGCATCAAATTTTGTTGGGAATATGAAGTATTAAAACGCTGGTTAGACATGGGGAAAACCCATCGAGATCAAGTTTTGAAAATGGTGACGGCAATTATGGTTGAAATTTTTTTCGATCTCAATCAAGTGTCAGAAATTACCTTTCATCTTAACTCCGATGTGGCAGTACCAGTATCCGAACAATTATTTTTAATTGATACCAGTAAAGTAATCGTACCTGCTTGGAAACAATGGCAAGATTGGGTGGGCGCTAAATTAGGAGACCGCTCTCCTAATAAGGCTTTAGTGATAAAATCCAATGAACAACTAAAATTGAAATCCCCTCCAAAACTTTACAGCGTTTTTAGCAAACTTATTAATGGGCGTAGTACCATCAGAGATTTATCTTTACAGTTAAAACGAGAATTAGATCAGTTGGGGAAATTATTATTACCTTACATTCAAGGGGGTTATATCAGCATGGTCTCTATTGCTGATTTACCAGCGCCCGTCACCCAAAAAACCATTACTCAACCAGAAAAAACTTTAGTCATTGCCTGTATTGATGATAGCCCTGCCATCTGTCAAACCATGGCTAGTATCCTAAAACCCGTAGGTTATCGCTTCATCGGTATTATTGATCCCGTTCGAGCTATTGCCACTATCTTAGCCTCCAAACCAGATGTAATTTTTCTTGACCTTGTTATGCCTAATACAAACGGCTATGAAATTTGTGGTGCGATTCGGAAATTATCATTATTTCGTAATACTCCTGTCATCATTTTAACTTCAAATGACGGCATGGTAGAGAGAATGCGCACTAAAATCGCTGGAGCAACAGATTTTATGTCAAAACCAATTAATAAATCAGAGGTGTTAGCCATAATTAGTAAACATTGTCCACTTACTTAGGTGTTGCTGAAAAAGTATGAGTGATGCAGGGCGTTTTCAAAGTCAGGTACAAAATTGATTTGTTTAGCAGGGGAAGCAGAGGAAGCAAGGGAGAAAGGGAAGATTTTTTCTATTAATTGATTTATTAGTAGTTAAAATATCTGGAATAATCTTTTTTCATCAAAAAGAATCAAAACTTATTACTTTTTACTTTGTCTCAACTAAAAATCTGAGAATGAAAACACCCTGCTTTTGATGGGGGGAGGTGTCAGGCATCAGGCGAAATCCTTATAAATTAAAGACTTTGCCACAATAATCATTTTCCATAAATTGCTGATTACATTTACCTTTGCCCCTTGCCTTTTGCCCTTTGCCCTTTTGATATTTTTAAATCATCAAATAAATCACTAACTTTTGGTGCATAAATAGGTAAATTAAAAGTAGTAGGATTAACATAACTATCGTAAGTAAAATGACGATAATTCAAGCAGAAGTAATCCCATTCAGCCATTTGAATTTTAAAAATTTTTATAAAAAAATTAGCTAACCAAATAGGTAAAGGAAATTGAAAATAAACTTTTTTGTTAATTTTCTGACAAATATCTTTGATAGCTTTACTA
Protein-coding regions in this window:
- a CDS encoding 30S ribosomal protein S21 — its product is MTQVVVGQNENIESALRRFKRQVSKAGIFADIKRLRHFETPIEKKKRKAVARRKKRFR
- the rpsD gene encoding 30S ribosomal protein S4; this translates as MSRYTGPRLRVVRRLGDLPGLTRKNARRAYPPGQHGQNRRKRSEYAIRLEEKQKLRYNYGVSEKQLVRYVKKARRVGGSTGQVLLQLLEMRLDNTVFRLGMAPTIPAARQLVNHGHITVNGGVVDIASYQCRPGDVVAIRDRDKSRKILETNLANPGLANLPSHLEFDKNTSVGKVNGVVEREWVALNINELLVIEYYSRKA
- a CDS encoding response regulator; its protein translation is MDTLPIQNYSVPIQGFVASKQTFLFDTLKKHQFTGELLLVYPGNMEWKFFLYSGRLIYATGGEHSVRRWRRNLAAYLPEIATDKEFLEHELQSIGDLGIKFCWEYEVLKRWLDMGKTHRDQVLKMVTAIMVEIFFDLNQVSEITFHLNSDVAVPVSEQLFLIDTSKVIVPAWKQWQDWVGAKLGDRSPNKALVIKSNEQLKLKSPPKLYSVFSKLINGRSTIRDLSLQLKRELDQLGKLLLPYIQGGYISMVSIADLPAPVTQKTITQPEKTLVIACIDDSPAICQTMASILKPVGYRFIGIIDPVRAIATILASKPDVIFLDLVMPNTNGYEICGAIRKLSLFRNTPVIILTSNDGMVERMRTKIAGATDFMSKPINKSEVLAIISKHCPLT
- the glyQ gene encoding glycine--tRNA ligase subunit alpha — protein: MTINFQNIIANLNHFWSQRGCLVAQPYDTEKGAGTMSHHTFLRAIGPEPWAVAYVEPCRRPSDGRYGENPNRVQHYYQYQVLIKPSPNNIQEVYLDSLRALGIHPEDHDIRFVEDNWESPTLGAWGVGWEVWLDGMEITQFTYFQQCGGIDCRPVAIEITYGLERLAMYLQDVDSIYDIQWNDQIKYGDIFLQGEVEQCTYNFEASNPDLLFKLFALYEEEAKQLIEKNLVLPSLDYVLKCSHSFNLLDARGVIAVAERTRYIGRIRNLAREVAHQYLSQRESLDFPLLTSVKSV